The genomic interval aaataattgttaacaATAAAAGCTATGCatttaaacagttttataatcTCTCTCCCATTTAAGCAACCTTACTATGCTGACCGCGATTGTGCGCGTGGGTCACTTCGTGATTCTTAAGAAAATGCTTATGGCGCGAGTGACTAATGGTTGCTGAGGTGGAGTAAACATTTGGCCCAAACAACTGGCGGTTATCAGCTGATCGTTTACCAATAACAGTCGACTTGCGAAGACATTCTGTCGCTACTGCACATTGTACTTTTCTTATggcgaaaactgaaaactgaggTATCCAATGCGGGGGAGATGGGGCAACAGATCGTTAGTCATTGATCGATTGATTGGCCGCTCAACAAGAGTCGTCAGTGGGCGATGACAACTGTTTACGCTGCTGATTTTGCcttctttttgcctttttgcctttttgcctttgtgtTTGCCTtacttgttgttgctcttcGGCGGTTGTGACGTGTTTGTATGTAGGCGGCCAGAATGCAGTGAGATAAAAGCtgatgaataaaatatttatttctttaatggGCCCGACAGGTATTGAAAACGAGCAACTTATTGCTGCTTTTTGAAGTTTTTTGATACAAAATACgggtttttaataatttaaataagcaGCAAATAATATTCGTTACCTTTGACTTTAAGAAATTATAAGAATGGTCTGATGATGCGTACTTTGTTTAGTTATTTCTGAGATATACAAATAACTTTTGCTATATATATTCATTGATTAATAACCATTttacaaatcacaaaaatGGTGCCATTCGATTATAGTTACTACCAATTCGATTGTCCATTTTTCTCCCAGTGTGGCTTACGGTTACAGATTTGAATTCTAGAAGCCATGCGACTGCCGAGGAATGCGTTTTAGAGAGCCGCTCTCTCGGCCAACTTTCTATTTATAAGTCTGATGTGTGATCGCTGCACggagagagagtgagagagagagagtgggcAGAGAGAGCGGATCGAGAGAAtggtatccgtatccgtatccgtatccgtaaGATAGTGTTAAACATTTACCAATTAAGGTCTGAAACCGCCGGAGAAGAGCCAGGTAGAAGCCAAGCAAAGCTTACCGCGAGAGAAAGATACAGGGCGACCGAACGGAGGAGAGCAATTGAGAATAGAGCGAGGcaatggagagagagagtgcaagagagagagagctccACAGTGGGGCTGTTGGCAAAGGCAAATTAAACGGTAATGGCTAGCAGCGAATGGCGATGGAGATGGCGCTCAGTCGACGAGCAACTTTGGCAGCGTGAGGTCGCCCGTGTGGATGCGTGGCCCcgtaaaaacaacaacaaacaaccGCCGAGTGGcaatgtgcaaaaataaaaaatctatatatattttaaattgaatatagAAATCCGAAaacccacacacgcacacacacacacacaccagcgcAGGGCCAGAGAGCGCGAGCGGAAATACTTAAAAAGctgaaacaaaaaagtggAAGTAAAAAAGTGGCCGTATCGGTGTGCGGCAGCTAGAAAGTGTGGCCAAAAGTGACATCACACTCCGGTCGGTTAgcaaaaaagcagcagcagcagcagcaacagcaacagcagcaggagctaAAGCATCAGGAACATACGAGAAGCCCCAATCGAAATCGAGCGGTACTCGCACGCGTCGTCGCTCAAGGTGAGCCCGCGCCCGCACCCCTCTATTAAAAGCCCCCGCCACCCCCGTGCACAGCAGTCCGCGTCCAAAAATTAATCTCAACAACTGGCACGACAAGTAGTCGCCGACGAAAAGTCACCGCCAAGTATCaacaaaaggaaataaattaaaaaattgtcgCTACGCAGCGAAACGTCGACGGATTCGATAGCGTTTAGGCCGAGCGGTACAAGCGGTACGAGCGgtacggatacggatacgatTGCGATTACGGTTACGCTCCACTCCTGGCCAGTGATTCACCCATGAAGCCCACTATGATGGCGGCCAATCAGGCGCAAAGCAATcccgccaccgccgccggtAACAATGTCTCACCCGGCGGGCCCGGAGTCAATATACCCGTGAACCGGGAGTACGTGAGTGGTGGCTACGGATCGCCACAGCAGTCGGCACAGTACCACAGTCCCCAAAACGCATACGGATCGcccaggcagcagcagcagcacttccagcagcaccagcaggtTCCTccaaatcagcagcagcaacattttcAGGTGAGTGGCCGCCAGCGGTTGTACGGCGCAGGGGGAGGTGGACGCGGAGAGGGGGTCGGGTGGCAGACGAGCGGCAGCGGCGAGAGATCCCAAGGTTGGCGCCTGGCAAGGTCGATCCCCCACCCTCCAGATCTCCCCCGCCCCCAAAAAGCCTCGATCGCATAGCTGGGACATATTCGTATGAGTGTcatggtttttgttgttcgctAGCCGTGTGGCAATTCGAGTACAGTGGGGATTCTTGACGCGGAAACAGCTGGCTTGAAATAATAAGAGTGGGCATTGTAGCGTGATCTATTGTTTAGAAAGATTTGGCAAGAACGGAAAAGCCATGATCGACTTTTTCTCAGGAATAAAATTATTGCAGATGttaaaacataaatcaaaGTTTAGTTGGTTAGTTAAAGtgatttaattgtttatataaacaattgttttttaGACTAATATGGACAATTAACTCAAAACTACCAAACTACATATGTAGATCTACTATTTGAAGTCTATTACTACTTTGCTTTAAATTCTACAAAATGTGTTCCACAGATGCCTATAGCACGGCCAGATTTTCCTAAATACCTTGGGCATTTTCCAAATTACTATGAATGCCCGACGAGCTTAACTCTTTGTTTGTTTCCTGGGAAAACgattaagttttatttattttactgtGCTATGACACAGCggtttttccatttgtttcACTTTTCGAAATGGGTCCTTGGCAATTTCGCATTGCCTTTTAGCGCTATGTAAACTCTCTAAATCGCAATAAGAGTGCGGAACAATGGAAAAGTCAGTGTGGTTGCGTAAATGCCCCAGCTCACCCCACCACAAAGGGGGCTTCAAGGGGGGAAAACCAACCCCCCATGAGTGTGTCAAGTGTGTGTGCACACTCTGTTGACCTACTGGGCATAAACTTGCAGTATCTGCTGGGGGGATGGCCAAGTTTCTGGGCTGATGTCGTGTCAAGAGCTCGTCTAGTGgccaacgctgcgtatgatTAATGCCGCAACGCGTGCGGAATTTTACCAGAGACAAGTAATGTACAGCTGTTTCTTTGCGGCCTAATCTAATGGCCAGCAATCCAAGTCTATCACAAACCATAGAAATCgctgaaaatatttgaaaatttctagAAGAAAACACACAAGCTAATGACGCGTTGCTCTGCTAATGCTCTCGTTCTTTCGTTCTTTCTATTTTGGCGCCGAGAATCGGTCGAAATACCGCTCTATTCAATTGGCGCGCTCTTGATTCTTCAGCAAAGTCCGCTGTGCGTGTCTGCTGTGTGTGTCTTCCGCTGTAGGTGGGCACACCGTACAGTAAACTCATAATGGCACTCCATATGTGCGCATATCGGTGGAAGCAAGCCAGTTGGCTAATGGGGAGCGTGGGTGGATTTTGGTTGCTCAACATCAAGTTGGCCAACGCGGGGGCCTCGGCAATGCGTTGGTGACGTTGACTACATAAAAACGTCATCACCAGCTTAACGTACAGTGGGTGCGGGCTAAGGTAAACTTTGGACTTTAATCAGGTGACTGACCCAAAATGtctaataaaaatgttttgcctacaattgtttttttttaagactTTCAGCAGTTTAACAGTAGTTTAAAAAATCCTTCTAAGGTTTCAcaatgaaaatatgtatacattaCATACACTAAAATTTCTTCAAGTGTGCTTATGTAAGATAACCAGTAAATTATCATTAGTAATTGAAGGGTATTGTAAAACAACACGAATTGTTAAAGTAAACACACGTATCTTTCCCCTGCCGTTCAATTCAGAACGGTAGAATTCAGTGAAACCGAACCTTTTCTGATTTGAGGTGTTCGCTGTACTTAGTTCACTGTACTTCCATAAGTCTGTTCGGGTAACtgagttaaaaaaaataaagagagagagcgtCCTTTTAGGAGAGACTCAAAATCTCTCGACTGTCTCAGAAACTACGAGAAGTGGCCAGAATGAGCCAGCGGATTCGAGAGTGGGCGCCATTCGCTTTAAAAGGCCTTCTCGGGCGACGAGTTGCCTCATTCGCACGTAAACAATCGGACGCAGTGCATCACGTCACCAAGCGGAAAAGCAttcaaaagctagaaagacATACGGACTATAGCTAAATACTCGTAGAGTAGTACACTTGTAGCGAATTAATTGACGGGCAGTGAGCAGTGCTCATTgataaagtaaacaaattgaGCAGGCAGGCAAAAGGTAAGGTTCCGACATCGACATAGAaatcgacatcgacatcgagATCCATCCGCTCCCCAACAGCTGTTCGTTCAGTGCCAATTGACATCACTTGTTTGCCCACACTCGTACCCAATCTATATGGTTCTGACTCACCCtgttatttataaacaattcGCCCACCGAGCCGAGCAATTTGCACTCCTCTATTGCCACACAGAACAATTAGGTGATGTGAAAAGGCGATTTTCAACCGtataaaagcatttttcttttcattaaatattatttaaatcattgcaaatataaattaaataaattcaaaactATTGACTAAAACGTATTGAATAACATGGTGGGACGAATATATGTGACCTATATGAAAAGATTGCCTCTTAGCACATCTTAGCTAAAATCATTCCGAAATCATTCCAATTCAAGTATTAATAATTGCTCTCTGCTGATTGCAGCCGACCTTCGGATTCGAACCtaacatggacatggacaacATGTTCCCGCGCTCGCACCTGGGCAGGATGCATGATCCCTTCGCCGGCTTCGGCGACTCACGTAAGCGGAGCAGTTTGCACGGACCCAGTGGTCAAGTCCATGCTGATGATGACTTTCCATCCTATTTCGACGATCCAGACTTTGGTTTCCCCCGTTTCTCAACGATGGGCCGCCGAGGTCGGATGCCCGGTGGGGCCAACACTCACATGGACCACGATGACGACTTCTTCAATCGGCTGCCCTCGGAGTTCCGCCAGTACATCCCAGATGGTTTCGGAGGCAGACGTGGTCCAGGTGCTCCTCCTGCACCCGGACAAgttccacagcagcagcagccacagccgcAATATACCCAACAGCAGCCCCAGACGCACTTCCAGTTTGGTGTGCCGccccagcaacagcaagtcTATGCGGGATCAACCCAGCAGCAGGTGCCGCAGACGCCTTCGAAGCGTCTATGCGATGCTGCCATCCAGACGGAGGATCCTGCCGGTCGCTCGGAGGTCGATTGTGCCCCGCCGGCTAACTTGAACCAGCACGGACTGCGAAACACTGTGGACATGGGCGTGAAGAGTGCCGCCGAGCAGGATCAGGGACTGCGCTCCCACTCCGCGCCTCCGCCAGAGCAGCAGAATCTGCAgtatcagcagcagcagcatcagcagccgGGAGCACATAACCAACAGTTTGGCACCCAGACAAGTCCGCCCATTCAGGGTCAGCAGTTCAAGACCTACTATGCGCCCCACCAGCAGACGCATccacagcaaaagcagcagacTCCGCCGCCAGCGCCACAGACCCCAGGTGGCACCTATGTGCGCACCATACCCATCTTCGTGGAGGGTCGCACCGAGCCCATCATCAATGCCCACAAGGAGATCCCCAACCAGAATGCTCCGCCCAGTGCTCAGGCCCAAGCTCAGGCACAGGCATATGCGCAGGCACAGGCACAGCAACAGGCTCACGCTGCTCCACAGCAGCAGAGACCGACGCCACTGAACACGCAGCAGGTGCATCCTGACCAGCAAGTGCCAGTTGAGGGAGCCGCTGGATTGCCGCCACAGACGCCACACACCCTCAACTCGATCAACAAGATCCAGGACATACAGCGCGACGTGCTGGAGCTCATGGGCAAGGTGGAGCAGTTCAAGGGAACGCGCGAGGAGAAGGAGTACGCCTACCTGGACGAGATGCTGACCCGCAACCTGCTTAAGCTAGACACCATCGACACAAACGGCAAGGACAGCATTCGTCTGGCCCGAAAGGAGGCTATCAAGTATGTTCTAGTCTCCAAAGTCCATTATACggtttaattaattcaataatTGTTACTTGCAGATGCATTCAGGCTTCGATAAATGTGCTGGAGGCCAAGGCCGAGGAGAACGCCAGAGCGgcatcaggagcagcagctgcacctAGCACCGCAGCTTTAGCGGTTGACACAggtgcagctgctgccccAGAAGCGGCCGGCCAAAATGCGGAGCCAGTGACTCCACAGCCACAGGATGCTACTAAACTGCAGGAACCCATCCCTCTGCCAGCACCATCAAATGCGGCACCCGTGGAGGGTGCAGCTGCTCCGGAAGCAAACGCCGCGGAGGCTGCAGCTCCTGGTGTGGCGACCCAATCCGTCGCGCAGTCGGAGGCAACCACAACGACGTCGGAATGATGAACACAGCGCCTGTACAAGGCGACCGTTTCGAAGCAGCTACGCAAATTAACCAAATTCAAGTGACAACAGGCGGAGGATGGAGGCGAGTCCCGATCCCGACTCATCAACGGACAGCGACAGACTTGATTTTACTGAATTCAAAgtaaatgtgaatgtgaattggatgtggatgtgagtGTGAATaggaggagctggcgacgAATCTTTGCTAGTATTTTGTAGAAGCACACCCGTACTATCTAAACATATGCAAATCTCACGTGTCGAACACTCAACACCCACTCAtcccacacacgcacacacacacagcataGATTATAGGCTAGTAAGAAAATTGATATTGAGAAAAAGTGCCTGCTTAGAATTCGGAAGTTAACAGAACGAAAACGATTTGACAACAAGGGTTGCGATTGCTACCGCAGCCCAGTTGTCCTTCACTTAAAAGAGCTGATTATGTTTAAGCGATAGATCACCATGAGGATATTTTTGAACCCGAGTCCAGTTTTTATACGTAAATTGTGCCGAGGAGCAGCAACAGGGGCAGCAAGC from Drosophila yakuba strain Tai18E2 chromosome 3L, Prin_Dyak_Tai18E2_2.1, whole genome shotgun sequence carries:
- the LOC6534025 gene encoding BAG domain-containing protein Samui isoform X1, translating into MKPTMMAANQAQSNPATAAGNNVSPGGPGVNIPVNREYVSGGYGSPQQSAQYHSPQNAYGSPRQQQQHFQQHQQVPPNQQQQHFQPTFGFEPNMDMDNMFPRSHLGRMHDPFAGFGDSRKRSSLHGPSGQVHADDDFPSYFDDPDFGFPRFSTMGRRGRMPGGANTHMDHDDDFFNRLPSEFRQYIPDGFGGRRGPGAPPAPGQVPQQQQPQPQYTQQQPQTHFQFGVPPQQQQVYAGSTQQQVPQTPSKRLCDAAIQTEDPAGRSEVDCAPPANLNQHGLRNTVDMGVKSAAEQDQGLRSHSAPPPEQQNLQYQQQQHQQPGAHNQQFGTQTSPPIQGQQFKTYYAPHQQTHPQQKQQTPPPAPQTPGGTYVRTIPIFVEGRTEPIINAHKEIPNQNAPPSAQAQAQAQAYAQAQAQQQAHAAPQQQRPTPLNTQQVHPDQQVPVEGAAGLPPQTPHTLNSINKIQDIQRDVLELMGKVEQFKGTREEKEYAYLDEMLTRNLLKLDTIDTNGKDSIRLARKEAIKCIQASINVLEAKAEENARAASGAAAAPSTAALAVDTGAAAAPEAAGQNAEPVTPQPQDATKLQEPIPLPAPSNAAPVEGAAAPEANAAEAAAPGVATQSVAQSEATTTTSE
- the LOC6534025 gene encoding BAG domain-containing protein Samui isoform X2, coding for MKPTMMAANQAQSNPATAAGNNVSPGGPGVNIPVNREYVSGGYGSPQQSAQYHSPQNAYGSPRQQQQHFQQHQQVPPNQQQQHFQPTFGFEPNMDMDNMFPRSHLGRMHDPFAGFGDSHFGFPRFSTMGRRGRMPGGANTHMDHDDDFFNRLPSEFRQYIPDGFGGRRGPGAPPAPGQVPQQQQPQPQYTQQQPQTHFQFGVPPQQQQVYAGSTQQQVPQTPSKRLCDAAIQTEDPAGRSEVDCAPPANLNQHGLRNTVDMGVKSAAEQDQGLRSHSAPPPEQQNLQYQQQQHQQPGAHNQQFGTQTSPPIQGQQFKTYYAPHQQTHPQQKQQTPPPAPQTPGGTYVRTIPIFVEGRTEPIINAHKEIPNQNAPPSAQAQAQAQAYAQAQAQQQAHAAPQQQRPTPLNTQQVHPDQQVPVEGAAGLPPQTPHTLNSINKIQDIQRDVLELMGKVEQFKGTREEKEYAYLDEMLTRNLLKLDTIDTNGKDSIRLARKEAIKCIQASINVLEAKAEENARAASGAAAAPSTAALAVDTGAAAAPEAAGQNAEPVTPQPQDATKLQEPIPLPAPSNAAPVEGAAAPEANAAEAAAPGVATQSVAQSEATTTTSE
- the LOC6534025 gene encoding BAG domain-containing protein Samui isoform X4, translated to MDMDNMFPRSHLGRMHDPFAGFGDSHFGFPRFSTMGRRGRMPGGANTHMDHDDDFFNRLPSEFRQYIPDGFGGRRGPGAPPAPGQVPQQQQPQPQYTQQQPQTHFQFGVPPQQQQVYAGSTQQQVPQTPSKRLCDAAIQTEDPAGRSEVDCAPPANLNQHGLRNTVDMGVKSAAEQDQGLRSHSAPPPEQQNLQYQQQQHQQPGAHNQQFGTQTSPPIQGQQFKTYYAPHQQTHPQQKQQTPPPAPQTPGGTYVRTIPIFVEGRTEPIINAHKEIPNQNAPPSAQAQAQAQAYAQAQAQQQAHAAPQQQRPTPLNTQQVHPDQQVPVEGAAGLPPQTPHTLNSINKIQDIQRDVLELMGKVEQFKGTREEKEYAYLDEMLTRNLLKLDTIDTNGKDSIRLARKEAIKCIQASINVLEAKAEENARAASGAAAAPSTAALAVDTGAAAAPEAAGQNAEPVTPQPQDATKLQEPIPLPAPSNAAPVEGAAAPEANAAEAAAPGVATQSVAQSEATTTTSE
- the LOC6534025 gene encoding BAG domain-containing protein Samui isoform X3, yielding MDMDNMFPRSHLGRMHDPFAGFGDSRKRSSLHGPSGQVHADDDFPSYFDDPDFGFPRFSTMGRRGRMPGGANTHMDHDDDFFNRLPSEFRQYIPDGFGGRRGPGAPPAPGQVPQQQQPQPQYTQQQPQTHFQFGVPPQQQQVYAGSTQQQVPQTPSKRLCDAAIQTEDPAGRSEVDCAPPANLNQHGLRNTVDMGVKSAAEQDQGLRSHSAPPPEQQNLQYQQQQHQQPGAHNQQFGTQTSPPIQGQQFKTYYAPHQQTHPQQKQQTPPPAPQTPGGTYVRTIPIFVEGRTEPIINAHKEIPNQNAPPSAQAQAQAQAYAQAQAQQQAHAAPQQQRPTPLNTQQVHPDQQVPVEGAAGLPPQTPHTLNSINKIQDIQRDVLELMGKVEQFKGTREEKEYAYLDEMLTRNLLKLDTIDTNGKDSIRLARKEAIKCIQASINVLEAKAEENARAASGAAAAPSTAALAVDTGAAAAPEAAGQNAEPVTPQPQDATKLQEPIPLPAPSNAAPVEGAAAPEANAAEAAAPGVATQSVAQSEATTTTSE